A stretch of the Bradyrhizobium arachidis genome encodes the following:
- a CDS encoding site-specific integrase — translation MAQLSANDIRGWLTHLKEHEKVSDVRIKDGYLAAIKTVLNSARKRGLISANPCDSIHIDSKPTERTREKDLRDSEVYAILKASLDPQKNVSEDVANARRWIPWGLAYTGARVAEITRLESKHVIQEAGVWAIDIQRSKNGRPRIVPLHRHLVEQGFLEFVRTREGLPLFFEKEFLNDPRLVIHKTRAEGLAEWAREVAGIESGAVAPNHGWRHRFKTECRRVAMDREVRLYIQGHAFKMEGEEYGFFPIDITAAWMELFPTYVVSGSALRVERAAGVDVIARATALLHRDRTIAAEQAA, via the coding sequence ATGGCCCAGCTTTCCGCAAACGACATCCGCGGTTGGCTGACCCATCTCAAGGAACACGAAAAGGTGAGCGACGTGCGGATCAAGGACGGCTATCTCGCGGCGATCAAGACGGTGCTGAATTCGGCCCGGAAGCGGGGACTGATCTCCGCAAATCCTTGCGACTCCATCCATATCGACAGCAAGCCGACGGAACGCACTCGGGAGAAGGACCTTCGTGACAGCGAGGTCTATGCGATCCTGAAGGCCAGTCTCGATCCGCAGAAGAACGTGAGCGAAGACGTGGCCAACGCGCGCCGTTGGATTCCCTGGGGGTTGGCCTACACCGGAGCCCGCGTCGCCGAGATCACGCGGTTGGAATCGAAGCACGTCATCCAGGAAGCCGGCGTCTGGGCAATCGACATTCAGCGAAGCAAGAACGGCCGTCCGCGCATCGTTCCGCTTCATCGTCACCTCGTCGAACAGGGCTTCCTCGAATTCGTCCGGACACGGGAAGGATTGCCGCTGTTCTTCGAAAAGGAATTTCTGAACGATCCGAGACTCGTTATTCACAAGACGAGAGCCGAAGGGCTTGCGGAATGGGCGCGCGAAGTGGCCGGGATCGAATCTGGCGCGGTTGCTCCCAACCATGGTTGGCGTCATCGCTTCAAGACCGAATGCCGTCGGGTCGCCATGGATCGCGAAGTCAGGCTCTACATCCAGGGCCATGCCTTCAAGATGGAGGGTGAAGAGTACGGCTTCTTTCCCATCGACATCACGGCGGCATGGATGGAATTGTTTCCGACTTACGTCGTTAGCGGTTCGGCATTGCGCGTCGAACGCGCAGCAGGTGTCGACGTCATCGCGCGTGCCACCGCGTTACTTCACCGCGATAGGACGATAGCCGCCGAACAGGCCGCCTGA
- a CDS encoding exodeoxyribonuclease V subunit beta — MIARNDDSDRLRALTEFDSTLLVEAAAGTGKTSLLAGRVVMLLAAGTPPKSMAAITFTELAAGELRQRIAHYLDALLLGKVPEELRLCIPTELESAQRRALEKASGLLDELTCSTIHGFCHDLLRTYSVEAGIDPDAEILDRDQADFVFDAIFDQWWRDRLDEPRPAEDAITVIARKDPTGAEKLLRDFAKSRRRHRNARPLPPGMEVDAHLDFGENVREFRRWYDRVGGPCDVVDLETLVGHFERSLQGGLDFARLWDAAHPETLPLMRSRSLDLREYRRRSMWKRAKGDDDGGHLADQAEEHYARCRESYGTLMGRIATAIVSVFSSELDGLLAEYDGFKRRAAVMDFDDLLFTCREVLRRYPEVRAAAGGRFSRILVDEFQDTDPVQAEILFLLAGADATTENWQERRLRRGQLFLVGDPKQAIYRFRGADLATYLKVRSAIEAQFPENILRVTANFRSRPRILEYINDCFAGPLAAQQAGYVALGGTRDDANHGLPCVTKVSVDLLPNTRIDSSRDEEARVVAEICGRLIGNVVLKLNDGSSRRLTPGDIALLAPVSTELWRYERALEEAGLPFASQAGKNLFKRQEAQDLVALVRAIADVRDTLALGALLRGPLVGLSEQELLTITANLPVPPGSESARLSLLTDPKIVQNDLAREVLGILRDIRLRLRVTTPALLLAEAIERLRVRAIVAARSADQASRSLANVDALLERARNYGVRGFVQFARDLDDDWSSGTGFPEGIVEADGRSIEIVTVHSSKGLEWPVVIPINRASMPRPPEAFVYRRSDESLHWALGQVTPPTLQGALQGENREKRDENLRLLYVACTRAMELLVIPEFSWCDETSWAKQIDFKLEGIPKLDVSKFERAAVVSPEAGANLQSAELFAEEQSRIERDFPSIVWTKPSESDPDTLPTPSPNSAEEEVIETTVKIEGGRLRGVILHKLMEELATGELAADADEAAERAHLLCEQLATETTTSAGPDPAEMANTALRTFAHPQLKPFRDRLVAEVPLYGIASAGSGELVAGRADAVAQADNGDLVAFDWKSDVAPNERDRSAYRAQLAHYLRVLGAQRGAVVYMTSGHIDWIAAAA; from the coding sequence ATGATTGCGCGAAACGACGACAGCGACCGGCTCCGTGCATTGACCGAGTTCGATTCGACACTTCTGGTCGAAGCCGCTGCCGGCACGGGAAAGACGTCGTTGCTGGCCGGGCGGGTGGTGATGCTGCTCGCGGCCGGCACGCCGCCGAAATCCATGGCGGCGATCACCTTCACCGAGCTCGCCGCGGGCGAACTCCGTCAACGTATCGCTCACTATCTCGACGCCCTTCTCTTGGGGAAGGTACCCGAAGAGCTGCGACTTTGCATTCCGACGGAACTGGAATCGGCTCAGCGGCGGGCGCTAGAGAAGGCGAGCGGGCTCCTGGACGAACTGACCTGTTCGACGATTCACGGATTCTGCCACGACCTGCTGCGGACCTATTCCGTCGAAGCGGGCATCGATCCCGACGCAGAGATCCTCGATCGCGACCAGGCGGATTTCGTGTTCGATGCTATCTTCGATCAGTGGTGGCGCGATCGGCTCGACGAACCTCGGCCGGCGGAGGATGCGATCACGGTGATTGCGCGAAAGGATCCGACGGGAGCCGAAAAGCTTCTGCGCGATTTCGCCAAGTCGAGGCGACGGCACCGAAACGCCCGTCCGCTGCCGCCGGGCATGGAGGTCGACGCTCACCTCGATTTCGGGGAGAACGTCCGCGAGTTCCGCCGCTGGTACGACCGCGTCGGGGGTCCGTGCGACGTCGTCGATCTCGAGACGCTGGTCGGCCATTTCGAGCGCAGCCTCCAGGGTGGTCTCGACTTCGCGCGGTTATGGGATGCGGCGCACCCCGAGACGCTGCCGCTCATGCGATCCAGATCGCTCGATCTCCGCGAATACAGGCGACGCTCGATGTGGAAGCGCGCGAAGGGAGACGATGACGGCGGCCACCTCGCCGATCAGGCGGAGGAGCATTACGCGCGATGCCGCGAGTCCTACGGCACGCTGATGGGCCGGATCGCAACCGCGATCGTCAGCGTGTTCTCATCCGAGCTCGACGGGCTTTTGGCCGAATACGACGGGTTCAAGCGGCGAGCCGCGGTGATGGACTTCGACGACCTCCTGTTCACCTGTCGCGAGGTCCTGCGCCGATATCCCGAGGTCCGTGCGGCCGCCGGCGGGCGCTTCTCGCGCATACTCGTGGACGAGTTCCAGGACACCGACCCGGTCCAGGCGGAGATCCTGTTTCTGCTGGCCGGTGCCGACGCAACCACCGAAAATTGGCAGGAGCGCCGTCTGCGGCGTGGCCAGCTTTTCCTGGTCGGCGATCCCAAACAGGCTATCTACCGCTTCCGGGGAGCCGATCTCGCGACCTACCTCAAGGTCCGCAGCGCCATCGAGGCGCAGTTTCCCGAGAACATACTGCGCGTCACGGCGAACTTTCGCTCGAGGCCGCGCATCCTCGAATACATCAACGACTGCTTCGCCGGACCGCTCGCCGCCCAACAGGCCGGCTACGTGGCCTTGGGCGGGACGAGAGACGACGCAAACCATGGGCTTCCGTGCGTCACGAAGGTGTCCGTCGACCTGTTGCCGAATACGCGGATCGACAGCAGCCGCGACGAGGAGGCGCGCGTGGTCGCCGAAATTTGCGGCCGCCTGATAGGCAACGTCGTGCTGAAGCTGAACGACGGATCGAGCAGGCGCCTGACGCCGGGAGACATCGCCCTGCTGGCACCCGTCTCGACCGAGCTGTGGCGCTACGAGCGAGCCCTTGAGGAAGCCGGACTGCCCTTCGCCTCGCAAGCCGGCAAGAATCTATTCAAGCGGCAGGAGGCTCAGGATCTCGTCGCACTGGTCCGGGCCATCGCCGATGTGCGCGACACGCTGGCCTTGGGCGCCCTGTTGCGCGGACCGCTTGTGGGCCTTTCCGAGCAGGAGCTGCTCACGATCACGGCGAATCTTCCCGTTCCGCCTGGCAGCGAGTCGGCGCGCCTTTCGTTGCTGACGGACCCGAAGATCGTCCAGAACGATCTCGCACGCGAGGTTCTCGGCATATTGCGCGACATTCGACTTCGCCTTCGCGTCACGACCCCCGCACTGCTGCTCGCCGAGGCGATCGAACGGCTTCGCGTACGTGCCATCGTCGCGGCAAGGAGCGCGGATCAGGCGTCCCGCTCGCTTGCGAACGTCGATGCCCTGCTCGAGCGCGCGCGGAACTACGGAGTGCGCGGATTCGTGCAGTTCGCCCGCGATTTGGACGACGACTGGTCGAGCGGGACCGGATTCCCAGAGGGCATCGTCGAAGCGGACGGCCGATCCATCGAGATCGTCACAGTCCACAGTTCGAAGGGGCTGGAATGGCCGGTCGTCATTCCCATCAATCGTGCTTCGATGCCCCGCCCGCCCGAAGCGTTCGTGTACCGACGCAGCGACGAGAGCCTGCACTGGGCACTCGGGCAGGTGACGCCACCTACGCTGCAAGGTGCGCTACAGGGCGAGAATCGGGAAAAGCGCGACGAGAACCTGCGGCTGCTCTACGTGGCCTGCACCCGCGCCATGGAATTGCTCGTCATCCCCGAATTCTCCTGGTGCGACGAGACGTCCTGGGCGAAACAGATCGACTTCAAGCTCGAGGGCATCCCCAAGCTCGACGTATCGAAGTTCGAGCGCGCGGCCGTCGTCTCGCCCGAGGCGGGTGCCAATCTACAGTCTGCGGAGCTCTTCGCCGAAGAGCAGTCGCGGATCGAGCGGGACTTTCCCTCGATCGTCTGGACCAAACCTAGCGAGAGCGATCCCGATACGCTGCCGACGCCGTCTCCCAATTCCGCGGAAGAAGAGGTTATCGAGACGACCGTGAAGATCGAAGGCGGCCGCCTGCGCGGCGTCATTTTGCACAAGCTCATGGAGGAACTGGCGACCGGAGAGCTCGCCGCGGACGCAGATGAGGCCGCAGAGAGAGCGCATCTGCTTTGTGAGCAGCTTGCGACGGAAACGACGACGAGCGCCGGGCCGGACCCCGCGGAGATGGCGAATACGGCCTTGCGCACGTTCGCCCACCCCCAACTGAAGCCGTTCCGCGACCGGCTCGTTGCGGAGGTGCCGCTGTACGGCATCGCTTCGGCGGGCTCCGGCGAACTGGTCGCGGGGCGAGCGGACGCGGTGGCTCAGGCGGACAACGGCGATCTGGTCGCGTTCGATTGGAAGAGCGACGTTGCGCCGAACGAGCGGGACCGCTCGGCGTATCGGGCGCAGCTGGCTCACTATCTGCGCGTCCTGGGCGCGCAGCGCGGCGCGGTGGTGTACATGACGTCGGGCCACATCGACTGGATAGCTGCAGCCGCTTAA
- a CDS encoding ThiF family adenylyltransferase encodes MTARGDFSRQSFLGEDAEQVLAETRVAIVGLGGGGSHIAQQLAHVGVGHFRLIDPQDIEDSNLNRLVGATQDDVINGTPKVEIAKRVIRSVRPWADVEVSKTEWQAAADLLKDAHVVFGCVDGYRQRMHLETAARRFCLPYIDVGMDVTRLADRHYAVAGQMISTRPGGPCMRCLGFLTQQRLDREENDYADAGINPQVVWTNGTLASLAVGAFMRLLTPWFDSSTEFEWLELDGNNQLVSRSRQPDYSIKGPCRHFTSNDLGDPFLDLSLRRAPKDSS; translated from the coding sequence ATGACCGCGCGGGGCGATTTCAGCCGACAGAGCTTTCTCGGCGAGGATGCCGAGCAGGTGCTCGCGGAAACCCGCGTCGCGATCGTGGGCCTGGGCGGCGGCGGCTCGCACATTGCGCAGCAGCTCGCCCACGTCGGTGTCGGACATTTCCGCCTGATCGATCCGCAGGACATCGAAGACAGCAATCTCAACCGACTCGTCGGCGCCACCCAGGACGATGTGATCAACGGCACACCGAAGGTCGAGATCGCCAAGCGCGTCATACGTTCGGTTCGTCCGTGGGCCGACGTGGAGGTTTCGAAGACCGAGTGGCAGGCCGCCGCCGATCTGCTGAAGGACGCGCACGTCGTGTTCGGATGTGTCGACGGGTATCGGCAGCGCATGCATCTCGAAACCGCCGCGCGCCGGTTCTGTCTGCCGTACATCGATGTCGGCATGGACGTCACGCGCCTCGCCGATCGGCATTATGCCGTCGCCGGACAGATGATCTCGACGCGACCGGGCGGCCCCTGCATGCGGTGCCTCGGCTTTCTCACGCAGCAGCGCCTCGACAGGGAAGAGAACGACTACGCCGACGCCGGCATCAATCCCCAGGTAGTCTGGACGAATGGAACTCTGGCTTCGCTGGCCGTCGGCGCGTTCATGCGTCTGCTGACGCCCTGGTTCGACAGTTCCACCGAATTCGAGTGGCTCGAACTCGACGGCAACAACCAATTGGTGTCCCGCAGCAGGCAGCCCGATTATTCGATCAAGGGACCGTGCCGGCATTTCACCTCCAATGACCTTGGCGACCCGTTCCTGGACCTGAGCCTCCGGCGAGCGCCGAAGGATTCGTCATGA
- a CDS encoding helix-turn-helix domain-containing protein has product MASLDLLDLLAGANENLGVEFKAWMDTTSNDARAKLARHIAALANHGGGYLIFGVDDKTRRPLGATVLDLALFGQDAISGIVKKYLEPRVQVLVDHVEHEGVTYPVVVVPSHGARPVVAIADGPHDGRGRPIGIALGTVYIRMAGPESAPIRSADDWNTLFDRCLSHRSDLLGKILRQSLSHPSRPDRKVNDLLKATLDEAARDFTAQTQLLAEKVQPEHRDHIIRAGTNFSALGYALVDGEGEPVEISNPRAVNDRVTIEMHRYAHYGWSSFLPLNVPERAPQVRMSTLAGREVTYLEGMRVENTGLIGSAFDYWRIYECGIGVSVESFRDDWRRPGDTAPPHLTPAWILIAIHSLLAHARLVGREVPGAAQVLVRMDWRGLKGRMLAWDRFRHAAGGGTLADDRFAKNIAIEWATLRDDYFEALRLVSLPILRIFGTTGWYDPDQWLTRDAVEEQFSQLRMNTLRLFDED; this is encoded by the coding sequence ATGGCTTCGCTTGACCTATTGGACCTCCTGGCGGGGGCAAACGAAAATCTCGGCGTCGAGTTCAAGGCATGGATGGACACGACGAGCAACGATGCTCGGGCGAAGCTTGCTCGACACATTGCCGCTCTCGCCAATCATGGCGGCGGATATCTGATCTTCGGCGTGGACGACAAGACGAGAAGGCCTCTCGGCGCGACCGTCCTGGATCTCGCTCTGTTCGGTCAGGATGCGATTTCGGGCATCGTCAAGAAGTATCTCGAGCCTCGGGTCCAGGTCCTCGTCGACCACGTCGAGCACGAAGGTGTCACCTATCCTGTCGTCGTGGTGCCATCACATGGCGCGCGCCCTGTCGTTGCGATCGCCGATGGTCCGCACGATGGCCGTGGCCGGCCGATCGGAATAGCCTTGGGCACCGTCTACATCAGAATGGCCGGGCCGGAGAGCGCGCCGATCCGCAGCGCCGACGACTGGAATACGCTTTTCGACCGCTGCCTCTCTCACCGCAGCGACCTGTTGGGTAAGATCCTCCGGCAGTCGCTCTCTCATCCGTCGCGACCTGATCGGAAGGTGAACGATCTGCTCAAGGCCACTCTCGACGAAGCGGCTCGGGACTTCACCGCACAAACGCAGCTCTTGGCCGAAAAGGTTCAACCCGAGCATCGCGATCATATCATCCGAGCCGGTACGAATTTTTCCGCACTCGGATACGCACTGGTCGACGGCGAAGGAGAACCTGTCGAGATTTCCAATCCGCGTGCGGTGAACGACCGTGTCACGATCGAAATGCACCGATATGCACACTACGGCTGGAGCTCGTTCCTGCCTTTGAACGTGCCCGAGCGAGCGCCCCAAGTTCGGATGTCCACGCTCGCCGGACGAGAAGTCACGTATCTCGAAGGAATGCGGGTCGAGAACACCGGCCTGATCGGCAGCGCCTTCGACTACTGGCGGATCTACGAATGCGGAATCGGCGTGAGCGTCGAATCGTTCCGCGACGACTGGCGGCGACCGGGCGATACGGCCCCTCCTCACCTCACGCCGGCCTGGATACTGATCGCGATTCACTCGCTGCTCGCCCACGCTCGCCTTGTCGGAAGAGAAGTCCCGGGCGCGGCTCAGGTCCTCGTTCGGATGGATTGGCGCGGCCTCAAGGGCCGCATGCTGGCATGGGACCGGTTTCGTCATGCGGCCGGTGGCGGGACGCTGGCCGATGACCGCTTTGCGAAGAATATCGCGATCGAGTGGGCGACGTTGCGGGACGACTACTTCGAGGCGCTGCGCCTGGTCTCGCTGCCTATTCTTCGCATTTTCGGGACGACAGGCTGGTACGACCCGGACCAGTGGTTGACGCGGGATGCTGTCGAGGAGCAGTTCTCGCAGCTGCGGATGAACACGCTGCGGCTGTTTGACGAGGACTGA
- a CDS encoding PD-(D/E)XK nuclease family protein, protein MKSRLPPAAMLPRDLRDAALERLQHAPRILGDIRIEGLSFIAPIWRPLIEALCRVVRVEWIAPAGADTEWFRGKIARNDSVLPSAPEVVSCADVRHEVVESLRWARQLIASGTAKPNEIAIASPNTTAWDDHFLACAEGTGFRLHFPHGVSALATRDGQRCAALADVLMHGLSQQRVRRLFAVCRGQGLPQDELPARWLDAIPRGAALSGLEDWVRALETATRRSPGNVSVEATMRLLEVLAKGPAAADEAAAVFLRGQSLRIWQAATRSAPTDAIELSLRSVRLGAETDAADAVVWCPASDLAAAPRLHVRLLGLTNRGWPRGSGEDPILPSHVLPVDGFDADPVARADRRHFAVILGAATGSAVLSRSRRGAQGGRVGRSPLLQDRVGDVLSRERIPEHAFDHADRLLARPEDAAFIDQIGSANRCWKDWHVEALTEHDGCFEPDHPAIKRSIERIQSAASLQRLLRDPLGFVWKYALGFDVPQQREHPLTIAPDELGKLVHELLRRAVDALEPEPGYARASDVQIENALTDATGIVHAAWPLERPVPPKLLWGHTVDYAKAMALAGLLRKEISEEGTRSWTEVPFGQPAGFESGRELPWDPTIPVEIPGTPVRLRGTIDRLDMRSNPFAVRVTDYKTGMVPNNAARIVIGGGSELQRALYALACLQLLEEEPKVLARLLYLAGEPLEVKMKDVDVVLARIGEFVSEAVALLRKGSAVPGRLAYDRTNDLRLAFPASPGYERRKRIAFGRACGTLSKFWSAA, encoded by the coding sequence ATGAAATCCCGCTTGCCGCCGGCCGCAATGCTGCCTCGGGATCTTCGCGACGCGGCGCTCGAGCGGCTACAGCATGCGCCGCGGATCCTCGGCGACATCCGGATCGAAGGCCTGTCCTTCATCGCACCGATCTGGCGCCCCCTGATCGAGGCGCTCTGCAGGGTCGTCCGGGTCGAGTGGATCGCTCCGGCCGGCGCGGACACCGAATGGTTTCGTGGCAAGATCGCGCGGAACGACTCCGTCTTGCCGAGTGCGCCCGAGGTCGTCTCGTGCGCCGACGTCCGCCACGAGGTGGTCGAGAGCCTGAGATGGGCCCGGCAGCTCATCGCATCCGGTACCGCCAAGCCCAACGAGATCGCGATCGCGTCTCCGAACACCACGGCATGGGACGATCACTTCCTCGCCTGCGCGGAAGGCACCGGCTTCCGGCTTCACTTTCCCCATGGCGTTTCCGCCCTCGCCACCCGCGACGGGCAACGCTGCGCGGCCTTGGCCGACGTCCTAATGCATGGCCTGAGTCAGCAGCGGGTTCGGCGGCTGTTCGCGGTGTGTCGCGGACAAGGCCTTCCGCAGGACGAACTCCCGGCGCGTTGGCTGGATGCGATACCGCGAGGCGCGGCACTGTCGGGCCTGGAGGATTGGGTGCGTGCGCTCGAAACCGCGACCCGTCGGTCGCCCGGAAACGTTTCCGTCGAGGCCACGATGCGCCTCCTGGAAGTTCTCGCCAAGGGACCGGCCGCGGCGGACGAAGCGGCCGCGGTGTTTCTTCGTGGCCAATCGCTCCGGATCTGGCAGGCGGCGACACGTTCCGCGCCGACCGATGCCATCGAGTTGTCGTTGAGGAGCGTGCGCCTCGGGGCCGAGACGGATGCGGCGGACGCCGTCGTGTGGTGTCCGGCCAGCGATCTCGCCGCCGCCCCCCGTCTGCACGTGCGGCTGCTGGGACTTACGAATCGAGGTTGGCCCCGCGGTAGCGGAGAAGATCCGATCTTGCCGAGCCATGTCCTGCCGGTCGACGGCTTCGACGCCGATCCCGTAGCGCGCGCCGACCGCAGGCATTTCGCCGTCATTCTCGGCGCTGCGACGGGAAGCGCGGTGCTTTCGCGGAGCCGGCGCGGTGCACAAGGCGGCCGTGTCGGACGCAGCCCTCTACTGCAGGACCGCGTTGGAGACGTGCTTTCCCGCGAACGCATTCCCGAGCATGCCTTCGATCATGCCGACAGGCTGCTGGCGCGTCCCGAAGATGCCGCCTTCATCGATCAGATCGGATCGGCCAACCGATGTTGGAAGGATTGGCATGTGGAGGCGCTTACGGAGCACGACGGTTGCTTCGAGCCGGATCACCCGGCCATCAAGCGTTCGATCGAGCGGATACAGTCGGCCGCCTCGTTGCAACGGCTCCTGCGGGATCCGCTCGGATTCGTCTGGAAGTATGCGCTGGGCTTCGACGTACCCCAACAGCGCGAACACCCGCTGACCATCGCGCCGGACGAGCTCGGCAAACTCGTACACGAGCTCCTTCGGCGCGCCGTCGATGCGCTCGAGCCCGAACCGGGATACGCGAGGGCCTCCGACGTTCAGATCGAGAATGCGCTGACGGATGCGACCGGGATCGTGCATGCCGCCTGGCCCCTCGAACGTCCGGTGCCGCCCAAGCTGCTGTGGGGTCATACCGTCGACTACGCGAAAGCGATGGCGCTGGCGGGGCTGCTTCGGAAGGAGATCAGCGAGGAGGGCACGCGCAGTTGGACCGAGGTCCCCTTCGGTCAACCCGCCGGCTTCGAATCCGGCCGCGAGCTTCCGTGGGATCCTACGATACCCGTCGAAATACCCGGCACCCCCGTGCGGCTGCGCGGCACCATCGACCGCCTCGACATGCGCAGCAATCCCTTCGCCGTCAGAGTGACCGACTACAAGACGGGAATGGTCCCCAACAACGCCGCCCGCATCGTGATCGGCGGTGGCAGCGAGTTGCAGCGCGCCTTGTATGCGCTCGCATGTCTGCAGTTGCTGGAGGAGGAGCCGAAAGTCCTCGCAAGGTTGCTCTACCTGGCCGGAGAGCCGCTGGAGGTCAAGATGAAGGATGTCGACGTGGTTCTCGCTCGGATAGGTGAATTCGTAAGCGAGGCGGTGGCCTTGCTCCGCAAGGGAAGCGCGGTGCCCGGACGTCTCGCCTATGACAGGACCAACGATCTCCGACTGGCCTTTCCGGCCTCCCCCGGATACGAGCGGCGCAAGCGGATTGCTTTCGGCCGCGCCTGCGGAACTCTCTCCAAGTTCTGGAGCGCTGCATGA